Part of the Methylomonas sp. AM2-LC genome, GCTGAAACTGGCATGAATGCGAATCGCGGACGCCGATGCGAGGGTACTTTTCATCATATTCTCGATTCCGGGCGATTGCTGTTGTGTGTCGTTAACGATATTCTGGACTTTTCCAAAATTGAAGCGAATAAACTATTGATTGAATATCGAAATTTTGAGCTGACAGACTTACTGGAAAGAGTCATGATTATGACGGTGCCAACGGCTTATGAGAAGGGATTGGACATTTCTGTCAGTACCCCGCCTGATTTACCCACTTATCTAAAGGGTGATGAATTGCGAATTAGCCAAATTTTGCTTAATTTGCTGACCAATGCAGTAAAATTTACCCAGCAAGGGCAAGTTTCGCTATGCATAGAAATGTTGTGCCATGAGGAAGGTTTCTGTTCAGAGCTGATGTTCCATGTTAAAGATAGTGGTATCGGCATTACGGAACAACAAATAGCCAAATTGTTTATGCCTTTTGAACAAGCGGATGGCAGTACATCGCGCCGCTTTGGCGGCAGTGGTTTGGGCTTGGTAATTAGTCAGCGTTTAGCGCAATTAATGGGCGGAACTATCCTCGTGAAAAGCCAGTTGGGACAAGGTTCGCTATTTACTCTGCACTTGCCCTTGGATGAACCCGTTGCTCTGAAGCCACCGCCTGAAAGCAATGAATATTTGTGTATTGCTGGCTTTTCTGATTATGAAACGCAGCCAGTACAAGCCGCACTTACGGCATCCGGCGTTAAAGAATCAGGGAATAGCTAAATTGGTACTGGCCAGCATTCCTGGCCACGAGACGCATTTGCCTAATTCAATTCTCAGGCTGGCAACCTTAATTAGTCGTCCCATTCAAGTCCATAGTTTATTACGCGCCTGTCTGCAACAGCCTGATAAGGATATTGTTGTGCCTACAGAATTTAAACGTCTGCAAGGCTTACGCATATTAGCGGTGGAAGATAATATGGTTAATCAGGTGGTGCTGGATGAGATTCTGGACAGACAGGAAGGTGCAAGTGTTACCTTGGCTAACGATGGCATAGAGGCACTGACTGTTTTGCAAGAAATGGGATTTAAGGCCTTTGATGTGGTAATTACCGACATTCAAATGCCTAATATGAACGGCTATGAGTTGGCGCAACGTATCAGGGAGCTAAAGCCCGATTTTCCGGTGATTGCCTTAACCGCCAATTCAATGGCCGATGAACGAGAGCATTGTCTGGCTGCGGGAATGATCGATTACCTGACCAAACCAATAGATATTCTGCAATTAGTGGCTTTACTGCAGCCTTATATTCAAAACAGAAGTCAGCTGTCACAACCTATTGCTCCGCTTACAGTACAAACAGCACTGTCCGATGTCAATTCGCTGATAGATTGGCAAGCCCTGAATGAGCGTTTTGACTATCGCCAGTCGTTTATCACTAAACTAATAAGTACCGTATTAACCAGTATTAATGCGATGCCAGAAAAGTTGGTTGTTGCCTCATCGGCACAGGATTATCAAACCCTGATGGCCATGGCTCATACCCTTAAAGGTATCGGTGGAAATATAAAAGCCCAAACCGTGCATAGTTTGGCTGCCGCAACCGAAACGGCTGCAAAGAATCAAGACTCCAACTGTCTGGAACTGGCGATGGAGCTTACAAATTTAACACAAAGACTCATCAATGAACTGAATGCGAGTGCCATTGGAAGCTGACATGACCGATAAACCCAGTATTTTAATTGTAGATGATCAACACAGCGACTTGCTAATACTAGAAGACCTATTGAGCAGGCATTATCAGGTAATTGCTGCACAAAGTGGCCGTGAAGCCTTGGATTATTTTAATAGGGAAGGGCAGGTCGATCTGATTTTGCTGGATGTGCTGATGCCCGACATGGACGGTTTTAGCGTGTGTCGCTATGTTAAAGAAAATAGCGCAACTTGCCATATTCCAGTAATTTTTCTCACCAGTTTGGATAGTGCAAAAGATGAGGAATTTGGCTTGCAATTAGGCGCAGAAGACTTTATTCATAAGCCATTTTCTGCGCCGGTTGTGTTAGCACGCGTACGTACACATTTGTCTTTAAGTGCTGCTCGAGCTGAATTAAGGCTGCATAATCTAAATCTGGAACAACTGGTCAATGAGCGTACCCAGAAAATCAGAGAACAAACGCAAAAGATACTGCTCCTGCATCAGGATATGGTGGCCGCTCAAGATGCGACCATTATTGCATTCTGTTCGCTGGCTGAAGCGCGGGACAATGAAACAGGGAATCATATTCGGCGAACCCAAAACTATGTGCGTGTACTGGCAAAACAATTACAACAGCATCCCCGTTTCCAGCATTTACTGGATGATGACGCCATTCAATTACTGTATAAATCGGCACCCTTGCACGATATTGGCAAAGTGGGTATTCCAGATGCCATTTTGCTTAAACCTTCTAAACTGACAGAAGAAGAATGGCAGGTTATGCGCTGTCATTGTTACTATGGATATACGGCAGTGATGAGTGCGCAAACAGCCATGGGAGCAAACTCAGATTCTTTTTTACGCTACGCCAAGGAGATTACTTATCACCACCACGAACGTTGGGATGGCAGTGGTTACCCCAATGGTCTGGCGGGTGAGAGTATTCCTTTATCAGCGCGGCTGATGGCCATTGCTGATGTGTATGATGCGTTAATTTCCAGACGTGTATATAAAGAACCGTTTCCTCATCATCAAGCTATTGAGATGATTAGCGCTGAACGGGGGCGGCACTTTGATCCAGACATGGTTGATGCCATGCTGCTGATTAGTGATCAATTTCAAGAGATTGCGAAGCATTTTAATGACGACCACACATAAAAGTATCGCGTATTTTAACTAGAGTGTTTTCGGCGATTGATACCCAATAACCCCATATATCCGGTTAAAAACAACCAAACAGCGTCGGGTGCCGGTACCGCATCTAAGCTGGTTTGATTGATAGCGAAGGGAGTGGTCGTTTGTGGGGTGGTCAGAGTATCAGCGTTAGTTAACAGCCAGTCGTCTGTCGCATAATTACCCGACAAAATGATTTGCGATTCGCTCCATGCGGCCACATCAAACTCGCTAGTATAGGAAGCAAACAGCCCTAAGCCACTGTCATCCATAGTAATAGTTTGCTGTGGTTTAGCAAATACCTCGCTAACGGATGAAATAAGTGGCGATGCAATGTTCGCCTGAGCGGTATTTTGAGCGACTACCATTATCCCGATTAGAATAAATACATATTTAATAATTTGATAAGAATACATTTTTATCGCTCCACTTCATCTGCTGATGCATATAACCCGACAAATTGGTTGCTGGGTTATATGACTGGCAATTATTACTTTCCCTACTGGCAATTACTATGCGTATAAATACCTATTTTTACAATTTAATATGAATTTGTACGCTGGACTGGTGATATGAAGGGGGGCGTCTTACTGTGATTCTGATTGGAAAGCCCCAGATTCACGCATTAGCTTCAGCTAATCGAATTGCAACGTCATGGGGTCAGCCTACCAAGAACTGCCACCCATTTTCGTTAGCCTGAAACAGGGATAATAACAATTTATGTTCGCTTATTACGTCGTCGCTTGAATAGCCGCTTGGAGTCTTTCCGCTGTTAATACATCAAAGCAAACACTGCCTCTGCGGGTCACACCCTGCACTACGCAAGGTGGTATCATCGAACCGCCTTCTGATGCAGTTATGCCGATGGCTTTCCATGCGAAACGATCACCGCCGTCCGTGGACAGCCAGATATGAATAGTATCAACGCCAACTACGCGTGCAGTGATATGCGGTTTTGTCGAACGTTGATGAATACCTTTGGTGACTGTTACAAATTCGGTTCGTTCACCGGTCAACTTTTTATAAAGATCCAATAAGTCACTGTCATTCGTTTTAGTGACCGTTGTTAAGGTTTGCATGGTTAACAGTTCAATCCCTTGTTTTGCTAAACGCAGTACTTCGGTATCAGGCATCGAGCTGTCATGACTAGGTTGCAATTTTCCAGTATTACGGTCTACTTTAGGTAATGTCCAGGTATTAATAGTTTCTTGTATGCTGACTAGTCTGGTTTTTGTAATCCATTTCTTTTTTTTGTTTCTAAATTCGTATTCTTGTTCTATTTGCCGTGTTTCAACTGTGGTTGCTAAGCTATATATAATAGGCATTCTAGTTCCTTCTTTAGAGAGTTATTGAGTTGAGGCGATGATAAACCGTAAAAAAGCACGTACACTGTAGATTAAAGTTAAATTTATTGCAAATAGCAACCGTGCTGCCATACGGCATTGCTGATAACGCCCCAGCACTTGTCGTGATGGGTTTCGCCGGGGTGCCTCAATAATTAATTGATGAATACGCTGTAACTGAAACTAATGGGCATCAAAGAGTCAGTATTTTTCATTTAACAAGGCTTGATCAGTAATCAGTTTATATAAATGAAAAACTTGGGTGTATAGATCCTGATATTCTGGATGGCGTTCTACCAAAGGTATAATCTGTTCGGCATCTTTAATAAATTCATCTAATAACTGTCGATCCCAATGATCTAAAAGCTCACCCTCCATTAACCTGTCATGAATACCTTTGGCTTTTGGTATGGTTTCTATGCTGAGTCTTTCTAAAATGACAATGGAGATGCCTAGGTCGTTGGAAACTTGATTCATATTAACGCCTGTTGATTAATGGGTAGTTTAATGCAATTACTGGGGCATATAAAAGGTAACTTCGAAAAACCACCCTTCGATACAACTCAGGAGAGCCCTGTCGAAGCATAAAAGCCGGGTTTTTCGAAGCTCCCAAAAGTAATGTTGTCACGTTTTCGAAATTAGCGTTGCAGCCACTCGTTTTAAAATAAGGATGCCGAGTAAAAATGCGCAATGACTATATAGTAACGCATAGATTTTAAAAAAGAGTGACAACTGTTTCCAACGTTCTGTCTGTATGCAAAGAAAGAGGTGTTTTCAAAGCATTTTCTGGTTTTTGCGCTATTCTGCTAACAGGCTGGTAATCGCTGACTTGGCATTACACTGTGCTACGGCTTCTGCTAGCTGTAACGAATTCAATTGATGTTTGACAGCTTGATTGCCATTGAATTCAAAAATTTGATAGTCTTTTTTGGCAAAGGTAACGATTTGGCATTTCTTAAACGGCATATTTTCAAAGGGCATTTCTGGCGCATTTGGGTTTAAGGGTGCAGTGCCTTCTGAACTGGGTGCGTAAATCAAAAACTCACCTTTCATGGCCAGTACTGCACGATACTGATTTAAATTGGTTAAATACAAATAACCGACTTCAACATCTTTTTCTTTTAATTTCATTGGTTAAATCCCTTGTTGTATTTTATTTAATATAAAGTTAAAGAGGGGGTAACACAAGTGGGTTATACAGTTATCGAAGAGTGTGGTGAGTTTACGAACCGCACGTGCGCCTGTGAAGGCGCATAAACAGTACGGTGAAAGTCCGGGTCGGAGAATGCCATAACTCCGTAATCAAAAGTAACTGCGTCACCGCGAGGTGGGGTGGAGAGCAACTGGAGATGAAAGACCAGTCCGTAGGAAACGAACTCGATTCGGCGGGATGTTGCGGCGAGCACGCGTGCGTACTGCGAAGCCTGAAACTCATCACATACGTTGTCATGGCGATGAAAAAAAACGATATGTGGGCGCATCAAGTGGTTGGAGATGGAATGGTCGGAAGTTTATGCGAGATAAACAGGGATACCGGCGGGTGCGAGAGAACACCTGCAGGAGTCAGAGCCTTCATAGTACCGTAAGTTTTGAAACTGCTTAGGGTCAGCAAACCTAGGAAACTGGGTAACGAGAAAGAGGAAGCCCCTCCAGAACCTAAAACCAGAAACAGTGATGACGCATGGGACAACATAACCCATGCTAGGGAAGGAAGGTAGGAAAGTAGATGAGTAAAGCACAAACGCCTACTTTGCTGAACGCGGGCTGTTCTCACTCAAAGAAGCTCATGTATTAGCTTGCCAATCCCGATGTGGAAACTACTAACTGGAGAGCCGTATGCAGGAGAACTGCCCGTAAAGTTCGGAGGGCGGCCGTTCCGACCCCTATCATGAGCCTTAATTGCTGCCATCAATCTCAAAATGAAAGCATAGCTCTCAATTTTGCTGTAATGGGTTGTGATAATGTAGGTTGTTGGGTGGGAATTGATGCGGTTCGCTGGCGCTCAACACATATATGGACTTCCCCCCTATTGCAAGACAAATTTTACCAAAATGAATGATTTCAAAAGTAATCAAGATTGCCGCCATATATTCGGTTTCAATTAGAGGTTGATTAATTTAACCACTGAACCTTGATGAACGTATTCGCGCGCTATTTCCACAAACATCCTAACGATTTTTAAAATCTATGTGCTTGAACGGGATAAATAGCACCGGTCTGACCTGTTGTTATCATCAATTGGATTTACTTGCCTCCGCAATCTGTTTTACTCTGTGTTACACCATTCACTTTTAATCATATCAACTGAGGGTTATCCACGCCTTACCCAACACCGGAACCCTTCTATCACGTGTAGGTGTTGGGTAAGGCGTGGATAACCCGGCCTACACGCTACGACATGACTACATCGGCGGACCTAACCTCATACCTCTTATTTTGTGTAGCCATTACCCACAAAATTCGGGCATTTTTATTGGCCAGTGCGACGGCCGCTTTGTTAAAACCACGTCGTTCAATTAGCGCCTGCAACCATCGACTTAGCGAGTCTGTTTTACCTTGGCAGTTTTTCAAGACTGATCGGGCGCCGTGAATCAGTAAAGTTCGCAGATAGCCATTACCTCGTTTACTGATACCCAACAACACCACCTTGTCACCACTCGTGTGCTGTTTGGGTACAATGCCTAAACTGGCTGCATAATTTTTGCTTTTGGTATAGCCTTTACCGTCCCCTATATCCGATGCAGCCATAGTAGCCGTAATGGCTCCTATACCTGGAACCTCTACAAATCGTTGACATAATTCGCTCTGAATACAGAGTTGATCAATCTGCTTATCATACTCTTTGATCGTTTTATCCAATTCCTTGAGTTTTTCAAGCTGTTTGGCAAACAGATTTCGACTGATCACGCTTAAACCATTCTCAGCATCTTCAATAATTTCAGTGAGGTGCGTTCTGAGCTGATTGATGCCTATAGGCAGCACAATTCCCCACTCACCTAAAAAACCCCGAATTCGATTCGCCACCGCCGTCCGTTCATCCACTGTACTTTGACGCAATCGATGCAGCATTTGAATATCTTGCTGCTCAAGCGTCTTAAGCGAAACTGTTCGTCTTTTCGGTTGGTGTGTTGCCGTCCAAATAGCCTCTGCATCGTTATAATCATTTTTATTGCCCACCACAAACCCTTTCACATAACGGGCATTCAGCAATACCACTTCATGCCCCAGTTTCTTGATTTCTCGCGCCCAATAATGCGAGCCTCCACAGGCTTCCATACCAATGATACTGACTGGCAAGTTCGCTATGTACGACAATAAATCCGCTCGCTTTACTTTCTTTTTAATCTGTTTCAGTTCAGCATTAAAACTCACCAGATGAAAAATGTTTTTTGCTAAATCTAAACCAATTACGTTATTCTTGATCATGGATTTCTCCTTACCCTTGTTTATTTGCCAGGTGCATTATGACACCGTTAGGGGTGGGGAGAAGTCCATGCCATCATCCTACGCGGTTGTTTGTTTTTAAGGTTGGTGGTTAGCTGCGTATAGGCTTGGTGGGTTAGGATGCGCTGATAAAGAATTTAATGCTTGATGATAATAAAATTGCGCATCTAACCCACCATACAGGCCTAGCTTGCGCAGCGTCCAAGCCAGTATTGCGGTTTAAAAAGTGACCAAGCCTTTTTCATAATATTTAAACAGATCAACACCGTATTCATCTGATTGTAATAGCTGTTTAATTCGAAACGCTTCGCCGCCCTGGTTTTCAGTGACCATGGATAAGTCCACTAGATATTCGTTACAGGGCTGTTTGTTAGCATCCAGTATAATCAATATGGTGGGTTTTAGTCGGGCTTTGGGGTTGGAATGTAATACCAATCCGACTTCGCCACTGGTGAGTTCTACCAAGCTGCCAACAGGGTAAATGCCCAAGCAGGCGATAAACTTCATGGTTAGTTTTGGGTTGAGGTGGCCCTCTGAAGAAATATCTGTGAGTATTTTAATCGCATCCAGATGCGACTTGCCTTTCTTATACGGGCGGTCACTGGTAATGGCATCGTATACGTCTACAACGGAAACCATTTGCGAAAAAGGCGTAATATGTTCGGCTTTGAGTTTACGCGGGTAGCCAGTGCCATTCATACGTTCATGATGCATGTGTGCCACATCAATGGCACCGGAATACATATCCCGCGAGTCAATCAATATGCGCCTGCCTTGTTCAGCATGTGATTCCATAACACGCATTTCATCGTCGGTAAGGCGGCCGGGTTTGTTCAAAATTTCGGGTGGAATGACCATTTTTCCCATATCGTGCATCATGCCGCTTAAACCCAGGTTATTGAGTTCTTCACGGTTTAAGTTCATTTGCCGACCCAGGGCAACTGCAAATATGCACACGTTCATGCTGTGCTGCGCGGTGTATTCGTCCCGATTTTTCAGCATGGCCATCAGCATTAGATTATCGGGGCTTTGCAGAATGTTATCTACACAGCTAGCCACGGCTTGTTTAGCAACCACGGTGTTGATGGGGCGTCCAAACTTGGCTTCTTCCATAAAGCTTTTAACCAGCGTACTGGTTTTGCGATGTAGGACTTCAGTTTCTTTAATTTGTTGTGTGAGTTGTCTGCGTGAGGTATAGTCGGGCGAAGAGGGCAGAAAATCGTTGCTGTACCCCGTACTGCGGGTAGAATAAGTGGTGATTTTGGTTTGTTTGCTAACATCAATAAAAACAAACGCGCATTGCGATTGCACGGCATCTATGTCTTCTTGGTTTTTAATCTCAAAACCTTGAAACCAGAAGTTAGTTTCCAGCCAGGGTCTGTCCAACTCTGAGACATACATCCCAACTCTTAGATCTTTGACATCTATCTGCACAAGATCGACAGTTTTTATCCAGCGATGATGTTCGGTTTTTTTCAAATTTAGACTATCCTTAATGACAGTGAATTGCTATCTCATGCTATTGTTATTATCAATACATTTTATAGGTAATTAGCTGTAGAGTGTTACTACTTAGTAGTAATTCTTTGTGACGATTCACAGTTTTAGGCCTAGACTAATTGTATGCATGATATTTGAGAAACTCGGTTAATTAGTTAACAGAGAGACTCATTTAACGTTAGAAAAGTTCAAAGCCGGTGATGGAGCCGGATGCATAATATTTAAACAAATCTATGCCACATTCATCAGGCTGTATTATTTTCTGTATCTCATAATGCTGTGCTGCGTTGTTCTCGCTCATCATGGCCAAATCGATAATATATTCGTTACATAAACGATCGTTGGCGTCTTTTAAAATCATTATTTTAGGTTTTAGCTTGGCATTTCGATTGCTTTCAAGCACCAGACCAATTTCACCGCTGCGTAGTTGCACCAGACAACCCACCGGATAGACGCCCAAGCATTCAATAAACTTTAAGGTATAGTACTGGTTTAAATGCCCGGCCTGGGCGGAGTCGTTTAAGATTTTGATAGCATCTAAATGCGACATACCTTTCCGGTATACGCGGTTACTGGTCATGGCATCGTAAATATCTACAATAGCCACCATCTGTGCATACGGCGTAATTTGTGTTGCCTTTAATTGGCGCGGGTAGCCTATGCCATCCAGACGTTCGTGATGCATATAAGCCACCTCAACCACTTCTTTATAGAGGGCAGTGGTGTTCATCAATAAACGCGAGCCTTCTGTGGTATGGGTTTCCATGATGAGTCTTTCGTCGCGCGACAAGTGATGAGGCTTGGTGAGTATTTCGTACGGGATGCGCATTTTTCCCATATCGTGCATCATGCCGCATAAGCCCAGATTATTTAGCTCGGTGCGGCTTAAATTTAATTGGCGTCCCAATGCCAGCGCATATATGCACACATTCATGCTGTGCTGTGCGGTATAGCTGTCTAATGCCTTGAGTTGTGTCATCAACAATAAGGTATTGGGCGCTTCGAACAGAGTATCCACGCAAGTGGCAACCGATTTTTTGGCCAGTACTGTATTAATGGTACGCCCAAATTTAGCCTCTTCCATAAAGCTTTTTACTACTGTACTGGTATTGCGATGCAGAATTTCGGCGTGGTTGATTTGTTGTTTTAAAAATGCGTCAGATCGGTTTGGTTGAACAGGATTATAAAACGCCGGTTTTTTTTCGGGAGTGGGTGCAGGGGGTGATGAATATTGCGGTATTAGCGTTGACTGTTTTCTAACGTCGATATAGACATAGTGGCATTGGTCTTGTACGGCTTGTATATCCTGTTGATTTTTTAGAAGAAAGCCTTGAAACCAGAAGTTTGTCTCCAGCCAGGGACGGTCCAGTTCAGACACAAACATGCCTATCTGTAAATCTTGGACATCGATTTTTTTTAATTCAATCGTGTCGATTACGTGATGATGATTGTTTGTCAACAAAACTGTCACCTTGTACGAGAAGTTTGGTAGGCGTGTCAATTATGGTGCTACGCAGTAATATTTACGGTCATACATTTTGCCGCGGTAGCGTTTCTAGTATACCTAGTAAGTCAATTTTTTCAAATTGTAGAAGTGATTTCGTTTAGAAGCTGAGACTTCGGCTTTGCTGTTGATGGGGGCTGTCTATATTTGGGTGTGATAATGAATGTTGCTGGGTGGGAATTGATGTGGTTCACTGGCGCTTAACATTTCTATGTGGATTATAGCTCTTTAGCTAATAGCAAGGCTTCAAACTCGCTCACTGGCACGGGTTTACTGAATAAAAACCCTTGGCATACTTGACAGTTATGTTGTTCCAAAAACTCGCGCTGGGAGTGGGTTTCCACACCTTCGGCAATTACTTCCATGCCTAAATGGTTAGCCATGGCGATGATGGTTTGCACTATTACGGTGTCATCCGGATCTATGAGTATATCTTGTACAAAACTTTGATCTATTTTAAGTTGATCCAGCGGTAGTTTTTTCAGGCTAGAAAGTGATGAATAGCCTGTACCAAAATCATCCATGGAAAACCGCACGCCAATAGCGCGAAGTGCATTCATTTTAGACACAGTGTCATCAATATCCTCAAGTACCATCGTTTCGGTCAATTCCAGTTTTAAGCGGTCTGGATTGATGCAGGTGGTTTGGATGACTGACACTACGTTTTCTACAAAATCCGGTTGACGGAATTGGTGCGCACTGACATTGACAGCTAATTGCAGATGTTCAGTATGCGGAGAAGATTCCCAGCTTTTAATTTGTTGACAGGCGGTTTCCAGAACCCAGAGACCCAAAGCCAGTATTAAGCCAGTCTCTTCCA contains:
- a CDS encoding HD-GYP domain-containing protein, whose amino-acid sequence is MLTNNHHHVIDTIELKKIDVQDLQIGMFVSELDRPWLETNFWFQGFLLKNQQDIQAVQDQCHYVYIDVRKQSTLIPQYSSPPAPTPEKKPAFYNPVQPNRSDAFLKQQINHAEILHRNTSTVVKSFMEEAKFGRTINTVLAKKSVATCVDTLFEAPNTLLLMTQLKALDSYTAQHSMNVCIYALALGRQLNLSRTELNNLGLCGMMHDMGKMRIPYEILTKPHHLSRDERLIMETHTTEGSRLLMNTTALYKEVVEVAYMHHERLDGIGYPRQLKATQITPYAQMVAIVDIYDAMTSNRVYRKGMSHLDAIKILNDSAQAGHLNQYYTLKFIECLGVYPVGCLVQLRSGEIGLVLESNRNAKLKPKIMILKDANDRLCNEYIIDLAMMSENNAAQHYEIQKIIQPDECGIDLFKYYASGSITGFELF
- a CDS encoding HD-GYP domain-containing protein, with amino-acid sequence MKKTEHHRWIKTVDLVQIDVKDLRVGMYVSELDRPWLETNFWFQGFEIKNQEDIDAVQSQCAFVFIDVSKQTKITTYSTRSTGYSNDFLPSSPDYTSRRQLTQQIKETEVLHRKTSTLVKSFMEEAKFGRPINTVVAKQAVASCVDNILQSPDNLMLMAMLKNRDEYTAQHSMNVCIFAVALGRQMNLNREELNNLGLSGMMHDMGKMVIPPEILNKPGRLTDDEMRVMESHAEQGRRILIDSRDMYSGAIDVAHMHHERMNGTGYPRKLKAEHITPFSQMVSVVDVYDAITSDRPYKKGKSHLDAIKILTDISSEGHLNPKLTMKFIACLGIYPVGSLVELTSGEVGLVLHSNPKARLKPTILIILDANKQPCNEYLVDLSMVTENQGGEAFRIKQLLQSDEYGVDLFKYYEKGLVTF
- a CDS encoding IS110 family transposase, which produces MIKNNVIGLDLAKNIFHLVSFNAELKQIKKKVKRADLLSYIANLPVSIIGMEACGGSHYWAREIKKLGHEVVLLNARYVKGFVVGNKNDYNDAEAIWTATHQPKRRTVSLKTLEQQDIQMLHRLRQSTVDERTAVANRIRGFLGEWGIVLPIGINQLRTHLTEIIEDAENGLSVISRNLFAKQLEKLKELDKTIKEYDKQIDQLCIQSELCQRFVEVPGIGAITATMAASDIGDGKGYTKSKNYAASLGIVPKQHTSGDKVVLLGISKRGNGYLRTLLIHGARSVLKNCQGKTDSLSRWLQALIERRGFNKAAVALANKNARILWVMATQNKRYEVRSADVVMS
- a CDS encoding HD domain-containing phosphohydrolase yields the protein MTDKPSILIVDDQHSDLLILEDLLSRHYQVIAAQSGREALDYFNREGQVDLILLDVLMPDMDGFSVCRYVKENSATCHIPVIFLTSLDSAKDEEFGLQLGAEDFIHKPFSAPVVLARVRTHLSLSAARAELRLHNLNLEQLVNERTQKIREQTQKILLLHQDMVAAQDATIIAFCSLAEARDNETGNHIRRTQNYVRVLAKQLQQHPRFQHLLDDDAIQLLYKSAPLHDIGKVGIPDAILLKPSKLTEEEWQVMRCHCYYGYTAVMSAQTAMGANSDSFLRYAKEITYHHHERWDGSGYPNGLAGESIPLSARLMAIADVYDALISRRVYKEPFPHHQAIEMISAERGRHFDPDMVDAMLLISDQFQEIAKHFNDDHT
- a CDS encoding response regulator, which gives rise to MKRSQYKPHLRHPALKNQGIAKLVLASIPGHETHLPNSILRLATLISRPIQVHSLLRACLQQPDKDIVVPTEFKRLQGLRILAVEDNMVNQVVLDEILDRQEGASVTLANDGIEALTVLQEMGFKAFDVVITDIQMPNMNGYELAQRIRELKPDFPVIALTANSMADEREHCLAAGMIDYLTKPIDILQLVALLQPYIQNRSQLSQPIAPLTVQTALSDVNSLIDWQALNERFDYRQSFITKLISTVLTSINAMPEKLVVASSAQDYQTLMAMAHTLKGIGGNIKAQTVHSLAAATETAAKNQDSNCLELAMELTNLTQRLINELNASAIGS